A DNA window from Mesorhizobium sp. C432A contains the following coding sequences:
- a CDS encoding DeoR/GlpR family DNA-binding transcription regulator, whose product MLTDERHQIIRDRLAVEGRVLAGELAGRFGVSEDTVRRDLRELAKAGQCRRVYGGAVAAAPFAATPVGLRAGHAVEEKTRLARATAALLSRGQTLFIDSGSTNAAVARAIPRDIDLTVATNSLEIASVLSDHALVELIVLGGRFDRHLGACVGADTLAAVAQLGADLFVLGSCGLDASRGVTAFDSAEAEVKRAMAKNSAGIVIAVTNDKLATAAPYRVARPEAIRHLVVEKTAPAAILADFERQGAEIHFA is encoded by the coding sequence ATGCTGACCGATGAGCGGCATCAAATTATTCGCGATCGCCTGGCCGTCGAGGGAAGGGTGCTGGCCGGCGAGCTGGCAGGCCGCTTCGGCGTTTCGGAAGACACGGTTCGGCGCGACCTCAGGGAGTTGGCCAAGGCCGGGCAGTGCCGCCGCGTCTATGGCGGCGCGGTCGCGGCCGCACCCTTCGCGGCCACGCCGGTCGGCCTGCGCGCCGGCCATGCGGTCGAAGAAAAGACGCGGCTGGCCCGCGCGACCGCGGCACTGCTTTCGCGCGGACAGACCCTGTTCATCGACAGCGGCTCGACCAATGCCGCGGTCGCCAGGGCCATCCCGCGCGACATCGATCTGACCGTCGCCACCAATTCGCTCGAAATTGCCTCCGTCCTGTCAGACCACGCTTTGGTCGAACTGATTGTGCTGGGCGGGCGGTTCGACCGCCATCTCGGCGCCTGCGTCGGCGCCGACACGCTTGCCGCTGTCGCGCAACTTGGCGCGGACCTGTTTGTTCTCGGATCCTGCGGCCTCGATGCGTCGCGCGGCGTCACGGCCTTCGATTCGGCTGAGGCCGAGGTAAAGCGGGCGATGGCCAAGAACAGCGCAGGCATCGTCATCGCTGTAACCAACGACAAGCTAGCCACAGCCGCACCCTACCGGGTCGCCAGGCCAGAGGCGATCCGCCACCTCGTGGTCGAAAAGACCGCGCCGGCCGCGATCCTCGCCGACTTCGAACGCCAGGGCGCCGAAATCCACTTCGCTTGA
- the aspS gene encoding aspartate--tRNA ligase produces the protein MHRYRSHTCAQLRKSDVGSSVRLSGWVHRVRDHGGLLFIDLRDHYGLTQIVADPDSPAFKVAETLRGEWVIRVDGEVKARLPDTTNANLPTGEIEIFAREIEVLSAAKELPLPVFGEPDYPEDIRLKYRFLDLRRETLHRNIVARTKIIAEMRKRMTDVGFTEFSTPILTASSPEGARDFLVPSRIHPGTFYALPQAPQQYKQLIMVSGFDRYFQIAPCFRDEDPRADRLPGEFYQLDLEMSFVEQDDVLSTMEPVMRGVFETFANGKPVTQTFQRIPYDVAMRKYGSDKPDLRNPIEMQAVSDHFRDSGFKVFANILANDPKAEVWGIPAKTGGSRAFCDRMNSWAQGEGQPGLGYIFWRKEGDKLEGAGPLAKNIGEERTEAIRQQLGLADGDAAFFVAGDPKKFVTFAGAARTRAGEELNLVDRERFELCWIVDFPFFEWSEEEKKIDFAHNPFSMPQGGIDALNGDDLLGIKAFQYDMVCNGFEIASGGIRNHLPETMVKAFETVGLDRATVEERFGGLYRAFQYGAPPHGGMAAGVDRVVMLLVGAKNLREITMFPMNQQAYDLLMNAPSEASPQQLRDLSLRVAAVKKD, from the coding sequence ATGCATCGTTACCGCAGCCACACCTGTGCCCAGTTGAGAAAGAGCGATGTCGGCTCTTCGGTTCGCCTGTCGGGCTGGGTGCATCGCGTGCGCGATCATGGCGGCCTGCTGTTCATCGATCTGCGCGACCATTACGGCCTGACCCAGATCGTCGCCGATCCGGATTCGCCCGCCTTCAAGGTGGCCGAGACGCTGCGTGGCGAATGGGTGATCCGCGTCGACGGCGAGGTCAAGGCGCGCCTGCCGGACACCACCAACGCCAACCTGCCGACCGGCGAGATCGAGATTTTTGCGCGCGAGATCGAGGTGCTGTCGGCAGCCAAGGAATTGCCGCTGCCGGTGTTCGGCGAGCCCGACTATCCCGAAGACATCCGCCTGAAGTACCGTTTCCTGGACCTGCGCCGCGAGACGCTGCACAGGAACATCGTGGCGCGCACGAAAATCATCGCCGAGATGCGCAAGCGTATGACCGATGTCGGCTTCACCGAATTCTCGACGCCGATCCTGACGGCCTCGTCGCCGGAAGGTGCGCGCGACTTCCTGGTGCCGTCGCGCATCCATCCCGGCACCTTTTACGCGCTGCCGCAGGCGCCGCAGCAGTACAAGCAGCTGATCATGGTTTCGGGCTTCGACCGCTATTTCCAGATCGCGCCCTGCTTCCGCGACGAGGACCCGCGCGCCGACCGTCTGCCCGGCGAATTCTACCAACTCGACCTCGAAATGAGCTTCGTCGAGCAGGACGACGTGCTGTCGACCATGGAACCGGTGATGCGGGGCGTCTTCGAGACTTTCGCCAACGGCAAGCCGGTGACGCAGACATTCCAGCGCATCCCGTACGATGTCGCGATGCGCAAATACGGCTCCGACAAGCCGGACCTGCGCAACCCGATCGAGATGCAGGCCGTCTCCGACCATTTCCGCGATTCCGGCTTCAAGGTCTTCGCCAACATCCTGGCCAACGATCCGAAGGCCGAAGTATGGGGCATTCCGGCCAAGACCGGCGGCAGCCGCGCCTTCTGCGACCGCATGAACTCGTGGGCGCAGGGCGAGGGCCAGCCGGGACTGGGTTACATCTTCTGGCGCAAGGAAGGCGACAAGCTTGAAGGCGCCGGTCCGCTGGCCAAGAACATCGGCGAGGAGCGCACCGAGGCGATCCGTCAGCAGCTCGGCCTTGCCGATGGCGACGCCGCCTTCTTCGTCGCCGGCGATCCGAAGAAGTTCGTCACCTTCGCCGGTGCCGCGCGTACGCGTGCCGGCGAAGAACTGAACCTTGTCGACCGCGAGCGCTTCGAATTGTGCTGGATCGTCGACTTCCCGTTCTTCGAATGGAGCGAGGAGGAGAAGAAGATCGACTTCGCCCACAACCCGTTCTCGATGCCGCAAGGCGGTATCGACGCGCTCAACGGCGACGACCTGCTCGGCATCAAGGCCTTCCAGTACGACATGGTCTGCAACGGCTTCGAGATCGCCTCTGGCGGTATCCGCAACCATTTGCCGGAAACCATGGTCAAGGCGTTCGAGACGGTTGGCCTCGACCGCGCCACGGTGGAAGAACGCTTTGGTGGCCTTTACCGCGCCTTCCAGTATGGCGCCCCGCCGCATGGCGGCATGGCGGCCGGCGTCGACCGTGTCGTCATGCTGCTGGTCGGCGCCAAGAACCTGCGAGAGATCACCATGTTCCCGATGAACCAGCAGGCCTACGATTTGTTGATGAACGCGCCTTCGGAAGCCTCGCCGCAGCAGTTGCGTGATCTGTCGCTGCGTGTCGCGGCAGTGAAGAAGGACTGA